A window of Streptomyces marispadix contains these coding sequences:
- a CDS encoding anthranilate synthase component I — MTTPDLDTFRTLAKDRRVIPVTRRLLVDGDTPIALYRKLAGERPGTFLLESAENGRTWSRYSFIGVRSAATLTVREGRAHWLGAPPVGVPVGGDPLTALRETVEALHTPRDLHEDSDLPPFTGGMVGYLGYDIVRRLEKISADGPEGDGDGNAGDGDGEGEQRGSGTVDDLRLPELTMLLASDLAVLDHRDGTVMLIANAINHNDLDTGVDEAYEDAVARLDAMAADLARPVPAAPAVLPPSRLPEFTARSGGAMYRAWVEDIKERIRAGEAFQVVPSQRFEAECRASALDVYRVLRATNPSPYMYLFRFADTADGDGTPERDGGFDVVGSSPEALVKVEDGQAMMHPIAGTRPRGHTPQEDTALADELLADPKERAEHLMLVDLGRNDLGKVCEPGSVEVVDFMSIERYSHVMHIVSTVTGRLAHGRTAFDALTACFPAGTLSGAPKPRALQIIEELEPTRRGVYGGCAGYLDFAGDADMAIAIRTALLREGTAYVQAGAGVVADSDPAAEDTECRNKAAAVLRAVASAERLGGSVDG, encoded by the coding sequence ATGACGACTCCGGACCTCGACACATTCCGCACGCTCGCGAAGGACCGCCGCGTCATCCCCGTGACCCGGCGCCTGCTCGTCGACGGCGACACCCCCATCGCGCTCTACCGCAAGCTCGCCGGTGAACGCCCCGGCACTTTTCTGCTGGAGTCGGCGGAGAACGGCCGGACTTGGTCGCGGTACTCCTTCATCGGCGTGCGCAGCGCGGCGACGCTCACGGTGCGCGAAGGCCGCGCGCACTGGCTGGGCGCGCCGCCCGTGGGAGTGCCCGTCGGCGGCGATCCGCTGACCGCCCTGCGCGAGACGGTCGAGGCCCTGCACACCCCGCGCGACCTCCATGAGGACTCCGACCTGCCGCCGTTCACCGGCGGCATGGTCGGCTACCTCGGCTACGACATCGTGCGAAGGCTGGAGAAGATCAGCGCGGACGGCCCCGAGGGCGACGGCGACGGCAACGCCGGTGACGGCGACGGCGAGGGCGAACAGAGGGGAAGCGGCACGGTCGACGACCTCCGGCTGCCCGAGCTGACGATGCTCCTCGCCTCGGACCTGGCCGTACTCGACCACCGCGACGGCACGGTGATGCTCATCGCCAACGCCATCAACCACAACGACCTCGACACCGGCGTCGACGAGGCGTACGAGGACGCCGTCGCACGGCTGGACGCGATGGCCGCCGACCTGGCGCGCCCGGTGCCCGCGGCGCCCGCGGTGCTCCCGCCGTCCCGGCTCCCGGAGTTCACGGCACGCTCGGGCGGCGCGATGTACCGGGCGTGGGTGGAGGACATCAAGGAACGCATCCGCGCGGGCGAGGCGTTCCAGGTCGTGCCCTCCCAGCGCTTCGAGGCCGAGTGCCGCGCGAGCGCACTCGACGTCTACCGGGTGCTGAGGGCGACCAACCCCAGCCCGTACATGTATCTGTTCCGCTTCGCGGACACGGCCGACGGGGACGGCACCCCGGAGCGCGACGGCGGCTTCGACGTCGTCGGTTCGAGCCCGGAGGCCCTGGTCAAGGTCGAGGACGGGCAGGCGATGATGCACCCCATCGCAGGCACCAGGCCCCGAGGCCACACCCCGCAGGAGGACACGGCGCTGGCCGACGAACTCCTCGCCGACCCCAAGGAGCGCGCCGAGCATCTGATGCTCGTCGACCTCGGCCGCAACGACCTGGGCAAGGTCTGCGAGCCGGGCAGCGTCGAGGTCGTCGACTTCATGTCGATCGAGCGCTACAGCCACGTCATGCACATCGTCTCCACCGTGACCGGTCGGCTCGCCCACGGGCGCACGGCCTTCGACGCGCTCACCGCATGCTTCCCCGCCGGGACGCTCTCCGGCGCTCCCAAGCCGCGCGCCTTGCAGATCATCGAAGAACTGGAGCCGACCCGCCGCGGCGTCTACGGCGGCTGCGCCGGCTATCTCGACTTCGCCGGGGACGCCGACATGGCCATCGCGATCCGTACGGCACTGCTGCGCGAGGGCACCGCGTATGTGCAGGCCGGGGCGGGCGTCGTCGCCGACTCGGACCCCGCGGCCGAGGACACGGAGTGCAGGAACAAGGCCGCAGCGGTCCTCAGGGCGGTCGCCTCGGCCGAAAGGCTCGGCGGTAGCGTGGACGGGTGA
- the hisI gene encoding phosphoribosyl-AMP cyclohydrolase, with the protein MPARTSATSLAPEIAARLKRDAHGLFPAVAQQYDTGEVLMLGWMDDEALHRTLTTGRATYFSRSRQEYWVKGDTSGHVQHVRSVALDCDGDTVLVKVDQTGGACHTGDRTCFDAGGLPVEAPPAGARSGTHSVPPSGPQADEG; encoded by the coding sequence ATGCCCGCACGAACCTCCGCGACCTCGCTCGCCCCCGAGATCGCCGCTCGCCTCAAGCGCGACGCGCACGGCCTTTTCCCCGCCGTAGCCCAGCAGTACGACACGGGCGAGGTGCTGATGCTGGGATGGATGGACGACGAGGCGCTGCACCGGACCCTCACCACCGGGCGCGCGACCTACTTCAGCCGCAGCCGCCAGGAGTACTGGGTCAAGGGCGACACCTCCGGGCACGTCCAGCACGTACGTTCCGTGGCCCTCGACTGCGACGGCGACACGGTGCTCGTCAAGGTCGACCAGACCGGCGGGGCCTGCCACACCGGCGACCGTACCTGCTTCGACGCGGGCGGGCTGCCGGTCGAGGCGCCGCCCGCCGGAGCGCGCTCCGGGACGCACTCCGTACCGCCCTCCGGTCCGCAAGCCGACGAGGGCTGA
- a CDS encoding fatty acid desaturase encodes MTPTPGHGETDPWAKPVKPPLPRKELKGLQRRRNGPALRHMAGHLATGAATTGLIAWSWGTYWMIPAMFAQGIVVVFLFAPMHECTHGTAFRTRRLNSAVAAFCGVLMMRPALYFRYRHAAHHSYTQDPERDPDLVAMPDGVSGYLGEVFGMEFWPKVAGTLYRSCTGRFNDRERFFLPESERPRVVREARLMVGLYAAVATVCGVTGTWPGLLAFWLLPRIVAEPALRLVRMAEHTGMAEGADPLTNTRTTLTNPLVRFLYWNMPFHAEHHLAPSVPFHSLRQLHRALPGAPGERPYVVSKGYVRAHRDIVGNLGNGSGSTVPTSTSAAVTG; translated from the coding sequence ATGACACCGACGCCGGGCCACGGCGAGACGGACCCCTGGGCGAAGCCGGTGAAACCGCCTCTTCCACGCAAGGAGCTCAAAGGACTCCAGCGGCGGCGCAACGGCCCCGCACTGCGGCACATGGCCGGGCACCTGGCGACCGGAGCGGCCACCACGGGCCTCATCGCGTGGAGTTGGGGGACGTACTGGATGATCCCCGCGATGTTCGCGCAGGGGATCGTGGTGGTTTTCCTCTTCGCTCCCATGCATGAGTGCACACACGGCACGGCTTTCCGTACGCGGCGGCTGAACAGCGCGGTGGCGGCATTCTGCGGTGTGCTGATGATGCGGCCCGCGCTTTATTTCCGTTACCGTCACGCCGCTCACCATTCCTACACACAGGACCCGGAGCGCGACCCCGATCTGGTGGCGATGCCGGACGGTGTCTCCGGATATCTCGGCGAGGTTTTCGGAATGGAATTCTGGCCGAAGGTCGCGGGCACCCTGTACCGGAGCTGCACGGGGCGCTTCAACGACCGCGAGCGGTTCTTCCTCCCGGAGTCCGAACGGCCCCGTGTGGTGCGGGAGGCCCGGCTGATGGTCGGCCTCTACGCGGCCGTGGCCACCGTATGCGGCGTGACGGGGACATGGCCGGGACTGCTGGCGTTCTGGCTGCTGCCGAGGATCGTGGCCGAGCCCGCGCTGCGCCTCGTGAGGATGGCCGAGCACACCGGCATGGCCGAGGGCGCGGACCCGCTCACCAACACCCGGACCACGCTCACCAATCCGCTGGTGCGGTTCCTGTACTGGAACATGCCCTTCCACGCGGAGCACCATCTGGCGCCCTCCGTTCCCTTTCACAGCCTTCGGCAGTTGCACAGGGCGCTGCCCGGCGCCCCCGGGGAGCGGCCGTACGTCGTGAGCAAGGGGTACGTACGGGCCCACCGCGACATCGTCGGCAACCTCGGCAACGGGTCCGGTTCGACCGTGCCGACCAGCACGTCCGCAGCGGTGACCGGCTGA
- a CDS encoding xylulokinase yields MSGHLTLGIDIGTTNVKACVLDTAEGRVVASAAAEHPLHHPHPGWAEQDPDDYWRAVSSCIARCLNDCPGPASDVAAVSVSGLVGVTLPVDRDGRPLRRAMIWMDSRSQRECEEIREQVGEDRIKAVNGNRVAPWFIEPKAMWLRRHEPEVYAAIHKLLSPAGYCTLRLSGEYAMNHGDAGLFYPYEHRRSRWDHSLTEALGLSPGVYPDIHPSDTVIGAVTSRAARETGLREGTAVVAGGTDIGAAALGAGAIETGQAYYSMGTGSNLGVVVPREELPEEYRILKWPHVIDGLTLFDAPMAFTGASLKWFRDKFADPESALAERMGRNVFDLVTAQAERITPGADGLLYLPYLGNSLSPRWDGNACGVFFGMQPFTSRAHVIRALIEGVAFDLYSNVRIAEAGGADFPELVLNGGPTKSALWNQITANVTGRRLLIPDVDEAAPLGDAVVAASGAGLYDDMREPMKDLAPVRDVVEPDPELHAMYADFFELWSRIYDDLAPSMSRHHALVERYSDPEPSVVSGAGGGS; encoded by the coding sequence TTGTCCGGACACCTCACGCTCGGCATCGACATCGGCACCACCAACGTCAAGGCGTGCGTCCTCGACACCGCGGAGGGCCGGGTCGTGGCCTCCGCCGCGGCCGAACACCCGCTGCACCACCCGCACCCCGGCTGGGCCGAGCAGGACCCCGACGACTACTGGCGTGCCGTCTCCTCCTGCATCGCCCGCTGCCTGAACGACTGTCCGGGCCCGGCCTCCGACGTGGCGGCGGTGTCCGTCTCGGGCCTGGTCGGCGTGACCCTCCCCGTCGACCGCGACGGACGGCCGCTGCGCCGGGCGATGATCTGGATGGACAGCCGCTCGCAGCGCGAGTGCGAGGAGATACGCGAACAGGTCGGCGAGGACCGCATCAAGGCCGTCAACGGCAACCGGGTCGCACCCTGGTTCATCGAGCCGAAGGCGATGTGGCTGCGCCGCCACGAGCCGGAGGTCTACGCCGCGATCCACAAGCTGCTCTCCCCGGCCGGCTACTGCACCCTGCGCCTGAGCGGCGAATACGCGATGAACCACGGCGACGCCGGGCTGTTCTACCCGTACGAGCACCGACGCTCGCGCTGGGACCACTCCCTCACGGAGGCGCTCGGCCTCTCCCCCGGCGTCTATCCGGACATCCACCCCTCGGACACGGTCATCGGGGCGGTCACCTCGCGGGCGGCCCGCGAGACCGGACTGCGCGAGGGCACGGCCGTGGTGGCGGGCGGCACCGACATCGGCGCGGCCGCCCTCGGCGCCGGAGCCATCGAGACCGGGCAGGCGTACTACTCGATGGGCACCGGTTCCAATCTGGGCGTCGTAGTGCCCCGGGAGGAGCTGCCGGAGGAGTACCGCATCCTCAAGTGGCCCCACGTCATCGACGGGTTGACGCTCTTCGACGCGCCGATGGCCTTCACGGGCGCCTCGCTGAAGTGGTTCCGCGACAAGTTCGCCGACCCCGAGAGCGCGCTCGCCGAACGTATGGGACGCAACGTCTTCGATCTGGTGACGGCGCAGGCCGAGCGCATCACGCCGGGCGCCGACGGGCTGCTGTACCTGCCGTACCTCGGCAACTCCCTCTCGCCGCGCTGGGACGGGAACGCCTGCGGGGTCTTCTTCGGGATGCAGCCGTTCACCAGCCGCGCCCATGTGATCAGGGCGCTGATCGAGGGCGTCGCCTTCGACCTCTACTCAAACGTGCGCATCGCCGAGGCCGGCGGCGCGGACTTCCCCGAACTCGTGCTCAACGGCGGCCCGACGAAGAGCGCCCTGTGGAACCAGATCACCGCGAACGTCACCGGCAGGCGGCTGCTGATCCCGGACGTTGACGAGGCCGCGCCGCTCGGCGACGCCGTCGTGGCCGCTTCGGGCGCCGGACTGTACGACGACATGCGCGAGCCGATGAAGGACCTCGCCCCCGTACGGGACGTAGTGGAACCCGATCCCGAACTCCACGCCATGTACGCCGACTTCTTCGAACTGTGGTCCCGGATCTACGACGACCTCGCACCCAGCATGAGCCGCCACCACGCCCTGGTGGAGCGCTACAGCGACCCGGAGCCCAGCGTCGTCAGCGGTGCGGGCGGCGGCAGTTGA
- a CDS encoding non-heme iron oxygenase ferredoxin subunit, with protein sequence MVSGPEPGWYALTDAREVEEDDCVRVTLHGRAYAVFNVAGDYYVTDDCCTHQEASLSEGYVQDDTVECPRHQGVFHIPTGKAMGPPLTRPLRVYPARVDDGKVWARVSE encoded by the coding sequence ATGGTGAGCGGACCCGAACCGGGCTGGTACGCCCTGACCGACGCCCGCGAGGTGGAGGAGGACGACTGCGTACGCGTGACCCTGCACGGGCGTGCGTACGCCGTCTTCAACGTCGCGGGGGACTACTACGTGACCGACGACTGCTGCACCCACCAGGAGGCGTCGCTGTCGGAGGGGTACGTGCAGGACGACACCGTCGAATGCCCGCGCCACCAGGGCGTCTTCCACATACCGACGGGCAAGGCCATGGGCCCGCCGCTGACCCGGCCCTTGCGCGTGTATCCGGCACGGGTCGACGATGGAAAGGTCTGGGCCCGCGTCTCGGAGTAG
- a CDS encoding LysR substrate-binding domain-containing protein, with protein sequence MTELMSESVAAPGTTSAPGTTSAPGTTSAPNSADSVTDAAPGAVEPGAVEAGAVEPGAGTGRADTGRADTAGGRAQHREAGPEPADSAAGQPDALPYVSFNQLRSFHAVAVAGSITAAASLLHVSQPTVTVQLRQLEAHYGVELVRRTPRSFQLTDLGESLYTITRQLFALEGEAVELLNSAGSTLRGRLRVGGVAPYFVMRLLSAFNRAHPGVDLSLQLDNSATVVRRLTGREIDVGIVGQTTLDSRLHALPYSRQDVVLFCRDDHPWAGRDGVRLAELADAALVLREKGSTCRLTLEQALQERGVVPRVTLEVCREGVREAVVAGFGVGITTEIEYVPDSRTRMLRILDADIFTEAFAVCLRERRTYSVIRAFMATAEEFFDRGPREAGARKASKAPRTPSTTRTPRTPRVSEALGERGESGE encoded by the coding sequence GTGACGGAGCTGATGTCCGAGTCCGTCGCCGCACCCGGAACGACCTCCGCACCCGGAACGACCTCCGCACCGGGAACGACCTCCGCGCCCAACTCCGCCGATTCGGTAACCGACGCCGCGCCCGGGGCCGTTGAGCCCGGGGCCGTTGAGGCCGGGGCCGTTGAGCCCGGGGCCGGTACGGGACGAGCCGACACGGGACGAGCCGATACGGCCGGGGGCCGGGCGCAGCATCGCGAGGCCGGGCCGGAGCCCGCGGACAGCGCCGCCGGGCAGCCCGACGCGCTGCCGTACGTCAGCTTCAACCAGCTCCGCTCCTTTCACGCAGTGGCCGTCGCCGGAAGCATCACCGCGGCGGCCTCGCTGCTGCATGTGAGCCAGCCGACGGTGACGGTCCAACTCCGCCAGCTCGAAGCCCACTACGGCGTCGAACTGGTGCGCCGTACGCCCCGCAGCTTCCAACTCACCGACCTGGGCGAGTCCCTGTACACCATCACCAGACAGCTCTTCGCCCTGGAGGGCGAGGCGGTGGAGCTGCTGAACTCGGCGGGCAGCACCCTGCGGGGCAGGCTCCGCGTGGGCGGTGTGGCGCCGTACTTCGTGATGCGGCTGCTGTCGGCCTTCAACCGGGCACACCCAGGCGTCGACCTCTCCCTCCAACTCGACAACTCCGCAACGGTCGTTCGCAGGCTCACAGGCCGGGAGATCGATGTGGGCATCGTCGGCCAGACCACCCTGGACAGCCGCCTGCACGCGCTGCCCTACAGCAGACAGGACGTGGTCCTCTTCTGCCGGGACGACCATCCCTGGGCGGGGCGCGACGGCGTCCGGCTCGCCGAACTCGCCGACGCCGCACTGGTGTTGCGCGAGAAGGGCTCGACTTGCCGGCTCACACTGGAGCAGGCGCTACAGGAACGCGGCGTCGTTCCCCGGGTCACCCTGGAGGTGTGCCGCGAGGGCGTGCGGGAGGCCGTCGTCGCGGGTTTCGGTGTGGGCATCACCACTGAGATCGAATACGTGCCTGACAGCCGCACCCGCATGCTGCGCATCCTCGACGCCGACATCTTCACCGAAGCGTTCGCGGTGTGCCTGCGTGAGCGCCGTACGTACTCGGTGATCCGCGCGTTCATGGCGACCGCCGAGGAGTTCTTCGACCGGGGTCCGCGGGAGGCCGGAGCACGGAAGGCATCGAAGGCACCGCGGACGCCGAGCACAACGAGGACGCCGAGGACCCCACGGGTCTCCGAAGCCCTCGGAGAACGCGGGGAGTCAGGGGAATAG
- a CDS encoding TIGR03085 family metal-binding protein, with the protein MSTHAKRERLILADLLESGGPEAPTLCDGWKARDLAAHVVVRERRADAAGGILLKSLAPRLERVQGEFTAKPYEELIQLIRTGPPRMSPYALKQVDEAANTVEFYVHAEDVRRAVPDWTPRELDAVFQNALWKRLETMARVFGRKSPVGLVLRRPDGQTAVTRKGTPVVTVTGEPNELVLYVSGRQRVAVVEEEGEKEAVARVHDASLGL; encoded by the coding sequence ATGTCCACCCATGCCAAGCGTGAACGCCTCATTCTGGCGGATCTGTTGGAGAGCGGCGGCCCCGAGGCCCCCACCCTGTGCGACGGATGGAAGGCCCGCGACCTCGCCGCGCACGTGGTGGTGCGCGAGCGCCGCGCGGACGCCGCCGGCGGGATACTGCTCAAGTCGCTCGCCCCACGGCTCGAACGGGTGCAAGGCGAGTTCACCGCCAAGCCCTACGAGGAGCTGATCCAGCTCATCCGCACGGGTCCGCCGCGCATGTCCCCGTACGCGCTGAAGCAGGTCGACGAGGCCGCCAACACCGTCGAGTTCTACGTGCACGCGGAAGACGTCCGCCGCGCGGTGCCCGACTGGACGCCGCGCGAACTGGACGCCGTCTTCCAGAACGCGCTGTGGAAGCGCCTGGAGACCATGGCACGCGTCTTCGGCCGCAAGTCGCCCGTGGGACTCGTGCTGCGCCGCCCCGACGGCCAGACCGCCGTCACCCGCAAGGGCACACCCGTGGTGACGGTCACCGGCGAGCCCAACGAACTGGTGCTGTACGTATCTGGCCGCCAGCGGGTCGCGGTGGTCGAGGAGGAGGGCGAGAAGGAGGCCGTGGCGCGGGTCCACGACGCGTCGTTGGGACTCTGA
- a CDS encoding nitrile hydratase subunit alpha codes for MSGTHTGNPVAARVRRLEERLIEQGLVTDDELDAVLSAVLDGASPLNGARVVAHAWCDAGFRERLLADANAALPELGLSMAGGLQEQRLKVVANTPERHNVLVCTLCSCYPVALLGPSPSWYKSEAYRSRVVREPRAVLTEFGLDVPGGQEITVWDSSAESRYMVLPQRPDGTGELSEDELAQLVTREGLIGTAAV; via the coding sequence ATGAGCGGTACGCACACCGGCAACCCCGTCGCGGCGCGGGTGCGCCGACTGGAGGAGCGGCTGATCGAGCAGGGGCTTGTGACCGACGACGAACTGGACGCCGTCCTCAGCGCGGTCCTCGACGGGGCGTCACCGCTCAACGGCGCCCGTGTCGTGGCGCATGCCTGGTGCGACGCCGGGTTCCGCGAGCGGCTGCTGGCCGACGCAAACGCAGCCCTTCCCGAGTTGGGTCTCTCCATGGCGGGCGGTCTCCAGGAGCAGCGCCTGAAGGTCGTGGCGAACACCCCGGAACGCCACAACGTGCTGGTCTGCACGCTGTGTTCGTGCTATCCGGTGGCGCTGCTCGGGCCGTCCCCTTCCTGGTACAAGAGCGAGGCGTACCGCTCGCGCGTGGTACGTGAACCGCGTGCCGTGCTCACCGAGTTCGGCCTCGACGTTCCCGGCGGGCAGGAGATCACGGTCTGGGACTCCAGCGCGGAGAGCCGCTACATGGTGCTGCCGCAACGGCCCGACGGGACAGGCGAGTTGAGCGAGGATGAGCTGGCGCAGCTTGTGACGAGGGAAGGGCTCATCGGTACGGCGGCCGTCTGA
- a CDS encoding SH3-like domain-containing protein has translation MTEPAAEAAAQAAAARFAPGDRVRTRALDPDRHTRLPRYARGCTGRIVAVTGTWPLADDVARRRAEPDVEPRVEPVYTVAFAARELWGEGDHEVTLDLWQSYLEPHGKAAS, from the coding sequence ATGACTGAGCCCGCCGCCGAGGCCGCCGCCCAAGCCGCCGCTGCCCGCTTCGCGCCGGGCGACCGGGTCCGTACTCGTGCCCTCGACCCCGACCGGCATACGCGCCTGCCGCGATACGCACGCGGATGCACCGGCCGGATCGTCGCCGTCACCGGGACCTGGCCGCTCGCCGACGATGTAGCACGAAGGCGGGCCGAGCCGGATGTGGAGCCTCGCGTCGAACCCGTCTACACCGTGGCGTTCGCCGCGCGTGAGCTGTGGGGCGAGGGCGACCACGAGGTGACGCTGGATCTGTGGCAGTCGTATCTGGAGCCTCACGGAAAGGCCGCGTCATGA
- a CDS encoding SH3-like domain-containing protein codes for MSRVNDVGGQTGFGSVVPEENEPVFHADWEARVYALNTALVRRGAYTLDEFRDAIERMPPQAYLAASYYERWLHAIEELTAGPSGGKDD; via the coding sequence ATGAGCAGGGTGAACGACGTCGGCGGGCAGACGGGCTTCGGGTCCGTCGTGCCCGAGGAGAACGAACCGGTCTTCCACGCCGACTGGGAGGCACGGGTCTATGCGCTGAACACCGCGCTGGTGCGGCGGGGCGCGTACACCCTCGACGAGTTCCGTGACGCCATCGAACGCATGCCTCCGCAGGCGTACTTGGCCGCCTCGTACTACGAGCGCTGGCTCCACGCGATCGAGGAGCTGACCGCCGGGCCGAGCGGTGGCAAAGATGACTGA
- a CDS encoding ATP-binding protein codes for MHISDVALWLVPPLAVAAVAAWITALRYRGHSAHHARRADALEQQVRMRDKETQHLVRERLQALADAQWKGRRRQVPGPLHEELAGTEFADAHDSVLEMFSFASDRAEQSAEGLLLAVARKLQGLANGQQLKINEMTERHDDPVFLEDLMQLDHTNAQILRRAVGMAVACRAWPGRQHNATSLHDIVRGAIGRILDYKRVQIVRIEDTRAVTGRVVEPLVMTIAELLENATRSSHPQTPVQVHVQLTHTGLAFVIEDAGVGLNAAEQEKAVRLLNDESLGLAKLGDPPRFGLAACGALARRYGFKVSVDTASAFGGVRAVVNLPRTLLTDPVDTVSSPAPGTRRQETAAPAAAAVAGADAGTASPTEPTAPPADPGPASPDRGRQPTPAASATDARDATDAKEPAPTTGTTDATTTTDTSRTTDATPKATPTTANGLPKRTRKQPAPSAEHTPPPTARPAPEPKPDERTPSQAAASIGAFQRAGKAAADRLRQSTEGTPES; via the coding sequence ATGCACATATCGGACGTAGCCCTCTGGCTCGTGCCGCCCCTCGCAGTGGCCGCGGTCGCGGCCTGGATCACGGCACTCCGGTACCGCGGGCACTCGGCGCACCACGCACGGCGTGCCGACGCGCTCGAACAGCAGGTCCGCATGAGAGACAAGGAGACCCAGCACCTGGTCCGCGAGCGGCTTCAGGCACTCGCGGACGCGCAGTGGAAGGGGCGGCGCAGGCAGGTGCCGGGACCGCTGCACGAAGAGCTGGCGGGTACGGAGTTCGCCGACGCGCACGACTCGGTGCTGGAGATGTTCAGCTTCGCGAGCGACCGCGCCGAACAGTCGGCGGAGGGCCTGCTGCTGGCCGTGGCCCGCAAGCTCCAGGGGCTGGCGAACGGTCAGCAGCTCAAGATCAACGAGATGACGGAGCGTCACGACGACCCCGTCTTCCTAGAGGATCTGATGCAGCTCGACCACACCAACGCCCAGATCCTCCGGCGGGCGGTGGGCATGGCCGTGGCCTGCCGTGCGTGGCCGGGCCGTCAGCACAACGCGACCTCGCTGCACGACATCGTCCGTGGCGCCATCGGCCGCATCCTGGACTACAAGCGCGTGCAGATCGTACGTATCGAGGACACTCGTGCGGTGACGGGCCGCGTCGTGGAACCCCTCGTCATGACGATCGCGGAGCTGCTGGAGAACGCCACCCGCTCCTCGCACCCGCAGACCCCCGTCCAGGTGCATGTCCAACTCACCCACACCGGGCTGGCGTTCGTGATCGAGGACGCCGGAGTGGGGCTCAACGCCGCCGAGCAGGAGAAGGCGGTACGACTGCTCAACGACGAGTCGCTGGGACTCGCGAAGCTGGGCGACCCGCCGCGCTTCGGGCTCGCCGCGTGCGGTGCGCTCGCCAGGCGTTACGGCTTCAAGGTCTCGGTCGACACGGCCTCGGCGTTCGGCGGCGTACGTGCCGTGGTGAACCTTCCGCGGACCTTGCTGACCGACCCCGTCGACACGGTGTCGTCGCCCGCTCCGGGTACGCGGCGACAGGAGACGGCCGCACCCGCGGCGGCTGCCGTGGCCGGAGCGGATGCCGGGACTGCCTCGCCCACAGAGCCCACCGCGCCCCCGGCGGACCCGGGACCCGCCTCGCCCGACAGGGGCCGGCAGCCGACGCCCGCCGCCTCGGCGACCGACGCGAGGGACGCGACCGACGCGAAGGAACCCGCACCGACGACCGGCACGACGGACGCCACCACAACGACGGACACGAGCCGCACGACCGACGCGACGCCGAAGGCGACCCCCACCACCGCGAACGGGCTGCCCAAGCGCACACGTAAGCAGCCCGCCCCCAGCGCCGAACACACCCCGCCCCCCACCGCGCGGCCGGCCCCGGAGCCGAAGCCGGACGAGCGCACACCCAGCCAGGCGGCGGCCTCGATCGGAGCGTTCCAGCGAGCAGGCAAGGCGGCGGCCGACCGTCTCCGTCAGTCCACGGAAGGAACTCCCGAGTCATGA
- a CDS encoding roadblock/LC7 domain-containing protein, whose protein sequence is MTQNSDAWMLNQVLDQPEVHDAILITADGLVKAFSQGLDQDQADSIAAALAGVQSTSSATAMFCRAPADSWRQSMVEFDGGFVVTIRAHDSTFLSVATSGAADVGQVAYRMHEVVAQLGREMGAELREDVGSGA, encoded by the coding sequence ATGACCCAGAATTCGGACGCCTGGATGCTCAATCAGGTGCTGGACCAGCCCGAGGTCCACGACGCCATCCTCATCACCGCCGACGGGCTGGTGAAGGCGTTCTCGCAGGGCCTGGACCAGGACCAGGCCGACAGCATCGCCGCCGCCCTCGCGGGAGTGCAGTCCACCAGCAGCGCCACCGCGATGTTCTGCCGTGCGCCCGCCGACTCGTGGCGGCAGAGCATGGTCGAGTTCGACGGCGGATTCGTGGTCACCATCCGTGCCCACGACTCGACGTTCCTGTCCGTGGCGACGTCGGGCGCCGCGGACGTCGGGCAGGTCGCGTACCGGATGCACGAGGTCGTGGCCCAGCTCGGGCGGGAGATGGGCGCCGAACTCCGCGAGGACGTTGGCAGCGGAGCATGA
- a CDS encoding DUF742 domain-containing protein, whose product MTHRHRHDLVRSFVLTGGRAQPAQGAGALDVLTMVTAVPGKPPGTGLQPEHLKVIDLCRGGYLSVVEVAGHLGQPLTITRVLLGDLIDAGLLSVKADQTAPDAGSAPAPGTKPDPDRLRTLERMLHGLQAL is encoded by the coding sequence ATGACCCACCGGCACAGGCACGACCTGGTGAGATCGTTCGTGCTGACGGGCGGACGCGCTCAGCCCGCACAGGGCGCCGGCGCACTCGACGTACTGACGATGGTGACCGCCGTACCGGGCAAGCCCCCGGGTACGGGACTCCAGCCCGAACACCTCAAGGTGATCGACCTGTGCCGCGGTGGCTATCTCTCCGTCGTCGAAGTGGCCGGCCACCTCGGGCAGCCGCTCACCATCACCCGCGTACTGCTGGGCGATCTCATCGACGCGGGCCTGCTGTCGGTCAAGGCGGACCAGACGGCCCCGGACGCCGGGTCCGCGCCGGCCCCCGGCACGAAGCCCGACCCCGACCGACTGCGAACCCTGGAGAGGATGCTGCATGGCCTCCAGGCTCTCTGA